A section of the Streptomyces sp. SLBN-118 genome encodes:
- a CDS encoding O-antigen ligase domain-containing protein, whose translation MSPDHTDHTSKIVGTAWGLLVLNTLGSAGAQTIVPLPRSLIQMVTMGSLVAAFALALVVNLRLRIRASAFLLLLTLLLVLSVISSANLESGFGALFRCARLALFVGTLWLLSRWWDGSPTFVRHHIRMYFAVLGSVAAGAIISPGAAMPELYGGRLVGALWPLTPPQIGQYAAVIIGLTVLLVLGRRIDRTSAAVVIVPSLVLLALTHTRTATLGLLMGLALAISSLILTSAAARRFFTWAVLCAAVAAVAFSSALQAWFLRGQSQENFTSLTGRAKVWDALLAAPRTTSEYLFGFGLGDKSFGGLPIDNSWLAVYNEQGMTGVALVAAIVIVLGGVALLRPPSLSRACAIFLISYCAIASYTEAGLGDASPYLLHLTVAASLLAAPAAATDLSTPEVPRRRVPRWALRSEVI comes from the coding sequence ATGAGCCCAGACCACACAGACCACACGTCGAAGATCGTCGGGACAGCCTGGGGGCTGCTGGTCCTCAACACGCTGGGCTCCGCCGGGGCGCAGACCATCGTCCCGCTGCCGCGCTCCCTCATCCAGATGGTCACCATGGGCTCCCTGGTCGCCGCGTTCGCGCTGGCGCTCGTCGTCAATCTCCGGCTGCGCATCCGAGCCAGCGCCTTCTTGCTCCTGCTCACCCTGCTGCTGGTGCTGAGCGTGATCTCCAGCGCGAACCTGGAGTCGGGGTTCGGCGCGCTGTTCCGCTGCGCCCGGCTGGCTCTCTTCGTCGGCACGCTGTGGCTGCTCAGCCGCTGGTGGGACGGCAGTCCGACATTCGTCCGGCACCACATCCGGATGTACTTCGCGGTGCTCGGGTCGGTGGCCGCCGGTGCGATCATCTCCCCGGGCGCCGCCATGCCCGAACTCTACGGCGGGCGGCTGGTCGGCGCGTTGTGGCCGCTCACCCCGCCGCAGATCGGACAGTACGCCGCGGTGATCATCGGGCTCACCGTGCTGCTCGTACTGGGCCGCCGGATCGACAGGACCAGCGCGGCGGTGGTCATCGTGCCGTCACTCGTCCTGCTCGCGCTGACCCATACCCGGACGGCCACGCTCGGCCTGCTCATGGGGCTGGCGTTGGCGATCAGCTCGCTCATCCTGACCAGCGCCGCCGCGCGCAGGTTCTTCACCTGGGCGGTGCTGTGCGCAGCGGTGGCCGCGGTGGCGTTCAGCTCCGCGCTGCAGGCGTGGTTCCTGCGCGGCCAGAGCCAGGAGAACTTCACCAGCCTCACCGGTCGGGCCAAGGTCTGGGACGCCCTGCTGGCAGCACCCCGGACGACCTCGGAGTACCTGTTCGGCTTCGGCCTGGGCGACAAGTCGTTCGGCGGGCTGCCGATCGACAACAGCTGGCTGGCCGTTTACAACGAGCAGGGTATGACCGGCGTCGCCTTGGTGGCGGCGATCGTCATCGTGTTGGGCGGCGTCGCCTTGCTGCGGCCACCGTCGCTGTCGAGGGCCTGCGCGATCTTCCTGATCAGCTACTGCGCGATCGCGTCGTACACCGAGGCCGGGCTGGGCGACGCCTCGCCGTATCTGCTGCATCTGACCGTGGCCGCCTCGCTGCTGGCGGCACCCGCCGCGGCCACCGACCTCTCGACACCCGAAGTCCCCCGACGACGTGTCCCGCGATGGGCCTTGAGATCGGAGGTGATCTGA
- a CDS encoding glycosyltransferase, with translation MHVLVVHNRYASAQPSGENKVVDQEVALLRGAGHRVEVFERRSDDIASRSLLAKAALPLLVPWNPAVRAELATRLRTERPDVVHVHNVFPLLSPAVLAACADAGVPAVATLHNYTQVCPPGTLQRDGRPCTECVGAAPLPAVRHGCYRNSRLATVPLAVSMSVNRRRWWSGVERFFCISAAQRDVLVGAGMPPGRLAVKHNFVPEPGACRDGDGEHLLYLGRLAEAKGVRLLMAAWDEIAADGGVGVPLVVAGAGPLEPEVTAWAAGRDDVRYVGLYDQAECRQAIARSVAVVAPSTWLEAFGLVVVEAMAAGVPAVAAGHGAFVELVEDGVTGLLHRPGEPASLASCLRRIAAEPARNREMGQAARRRYEQDFSPSVGLERLVDGYRTAIAGRSGGGDSPPPVGDKGTGSRRGHLRERDGGQ, from the coding sequence ATGCACGTGCTCGTAGTGCACAACCGCTACGCCTCGGCGCAGCCGAGCGGGGAGAACAAGGTCGTCGACCAGGAGGTGGCGCTGCTGCGCGGGGCCGGCCACCGGGTCGAGGTGTTCGAGCGGCGCAGCGACGACATCGCCTCCCGGTCTCTGCTGGCCAAGGCCGCACTGCCGCTGCTTGTGCCGTGGAACCCGGCGGTCCGCGCGGAGCTCGCCACCCGGCTTCGCACCGAGCGGCCGGACGTGGTGCACGTCCACAACGTCTTCCCGCTCCTGTCGCCGGCGGTGCTGGCCGCCTGCGCCGACGCCGGCGTGCCCGCCGTCGCCACGCTGCACAACTACACCCAGGTCTGCCCGCCCGGCACGCTGCAGCGGGACGGCCGGCCGTGCACCGAGTGCGTCGGGGCCGCGCCCCTGCCCGCCGTCCGGCACGGCTGCTACCGGAACTCCCGGCTGGCGACGGTGCCGCTCGCGGTCAGCATGTCGGTCAACCGGCGGCGGTGGTGGTCCGGCGTGGAGCGGTTCTTCTGCATCTCGGCGGCGCAGCGCGACGTCCTGGTGGGGGCCGGCATGCCACCCGGGCGACTGGCTGTGAAGCACAACTTCGTGCCCGAACCGGGCGCGTGCCGAGATGGCGATGGCGAGCATCTGCTCTATCTCGGCCGGCTCGCGGAGGCCAAGGGCGTACGGCTGCTCATGGCCGCGTGGGACGAGATCGCCGCCGACGGCGGTGTGGGCGTGCCGCTCGTGGTCGCCGGCGCGGGGCCTCTGGAGCCGGAGGTGACCGCCTGGGCGGCGGGCCGGGACGACGTGCGGTACGTCGGCCTGTACGACCAGGCGGAGTGCCGGCAGGCCATCGCGCGGTCGGTCGCCGTGGTGGCTCCCTCGACCTGGCTGGAGGCGTTCGGCCTGGTGGTCGTGGAGGCGATGGCGGCGGGCGTCCCGGCCGTCGCCGCCGGTCACGGCGCCTTTGTCGAACTCGTCGAGGACGGGGTGACAGGGCTGCTTCACCGGCCGGGCGAGCCCGCCTCGCTCGCGTCCTGCCTGCGCAGGATCGCGGCCGAGCCGGCCCGCAACCGGGAGATGGGCCAGGCGGCCCGGCGCCGTTACGAGCAGGACTTCAGCCCGTCCGTCGGGCTGGAGCGCCTGGTGGATGGGTACCGCACCGCGATCGCGGGTCGGTCCGGCGGAGGGGACAGCCCGCCGCCGGTAGGGGACAAAGGAACTGGCTCGCGGCGGGGACACCTGCGCGAGCGGGATGGGGGGCAATAA
- a CDS encoding class I SAM-dependent methyltransferase yields the protein MTRCRLCGSAALESVVDLGATPPCESFLAADQLDQPEPAYPLHLRVCTDCWLAQIPPLITPEETFTQYAYFSSYSTSWVEHARAFVTGAAARLGLGTDAFVVEVASNDGYLLRHVMDRGIRCLGIEPSVNVGAAARDTGVPTLTEFLDPATGAGVRAEHGPADLVVANNVYAHIPDVVGFTQGLRALVADDGWVSIEVQHLLTLIEENQYDTIYHEHFQYYTVASATRALASGGLALVDVELLPTHGGSIRLWARPAEVAAEPTQRVADVLAREKAAGLQELSGYTEFSARVAKVRRDLLRFLIEAAERGETVVGYGAPGKGNTLLNHCGIRPDLLPYTVDRNPYKHGRFTPGTRIPILPPEQIAADRPDYVLVLPWNLRAELVEQLSFVHDWGGRLVFPIPELSIVEVKR from the coding sequence ATGACACGATGCCGACTCTGCGGCTCGGCGGCGCTGGAAAGCGTCGTCGATCTTGGGGCGACCCCGCCGTGTGAGAGCTTTCTCGCCGCCGACCAACTGGACCAGCCGGAGCCTGCGTACCCGCTGCACCTTCGGGTCTGCACCGACTGCTGGCTCGCGCAGATCCCTCCGCTGATCACGCCGGAGGAGACGTTCACGCAGTACGCGTACTTCTCCTCCTACTCGACCTCCTGGGTGGAGCACGCGCGCGCTTTCGTCACCGGCGCCGCAGCGCGGCTGGGTCTGGGCACCGACGCTTTCGTGGTCGAGGTCGCGAGCAACGACGGGTACCTGCTGAGGCACGTGATGGACCGGGGGATCCGCTGCCTCGGCATCGAGCCGTCGGTGAACGTCGGTGCCGCGGCGCGGGACACGGGTGTGCCCACGCTCACGGAGTTCCTGGACCCTGCCACCGGGGCGGGCGTCCGCGCCGAACACGGCCCGGCTGACCTGGTCGTGGCCAACAATGTGTACGCGCACATCCCCGACGTGGTCGGGTTCACCCAGGGGCTGCGCGCCCTGGTCGCCGACGACGGCTGGGTCTCCATCGAGGTGCAGCACCTGCTGACCCTGATCGAGGAGAACCAGTACGACACGATCTACCACGAGCACTTCCAGTACTACACGGTCGCGTCCGCGACCCGGGCGCTGGCGAGCGGCGGACTCGCGCTCGTGGACGTCGAGTTGCTGCCCACGCACGGCGGCTCCATCCGGCTGTGGGCCCGGCCGGCCGAGGTGGCCGCCGAGCCGACGCAGCGGGTGGCCGACGTGCTGGCCCGGGAGAAGGCCGCCGGGCTGCAGGAGCTGTCCGGGTACACCGAGTTCTCCGCCCGGGTGGCCAAGGTGCGCCGGGATCTGCTGCGGTTCCTCATCGAGGCGGCCGAGCGCGGCGAGACGGTCGTCGGCTACGGCGCCCCGGGCAAGGGCAACACCCTGCTCAACCACTGCGGCATCCGGCCCGACCTGCTCCCGTACACGGTCGACCGCAACCCCTACAAGCACGGCAGGTTCACCCCGGGAACCCGCATCCCGATCCTGCCGCCCGAGCAGATAGCCGCCGACAGACCGGACTACGTCCTCGTCCTCCCGTGGAACCTGCGGGCCGAACTGGTCGAGCAGCTGTCCTTCGTGCACGACTGGGGCGGCCGGCTGGTCTTTCCCATCCCGGAACTGAGCATTGTCGAGGTCAAGCGATGA
- a CDS encoding glucose-1-phosphate cytidylyltransferase produces the protein MKVVLFCGGYGMRMRSGAADDVPKPMAMVGPRPLIWHVMRYYAHFGHTEFILCLGYGAHHIKNFFLNYEETTSNDFVLRGGRTELLSTDISDWTITFAQTGVESPIGERLRRVRHHLDGDEMFLANYADVLTDAPLPEMIDTFARRDAGASMMVVPPQSSFHCVDLGEDGLVGGITAVSELPLWENGGYFVLRQEIFDHIPENGDLVADGCAQLAKRGRLVAHQHRGFWKPTDTVKERAALDDSYARGDRPWAVWERDGAGASAGTRTS, from the coding sequence ATGAAGGTCGTTCTGTTCTGTGGCGGTTACGGGATGCGGATGCGGAGCGGTGCCGCAGACGACGTCCCCAAGCCCATGGCGATGGTCGGCCCCAGGCCGCTGATCTGGCATGTCATGCGCTACTACGCGCACTTCGGGCACACGGAGTTCATCCTGTGTCTCGGGTACGGGGCCCATCACATCAAGAACTTCTTCCTCAACTACGAGGAGACGACGTCCAACGACTTCGTGCTGCGGGGCGGGCGGACCGAGCTGCTGTCCACCGACATCTCGGACTGGACGATCACGTTCGCGCAGACCGGCGTCGAGTCGCCGATCGGGGAGCGGCTGCGCCGGGTGCGGCACCACCTGGACGGCGACGAGATGTTCCTCGCCAACTACGCCGACGTGCTCACCGACGCCCCACTGCCGGAGATGATCGACACCTTCGCCCGGCGCGACGCCGGTGCGTCGATGATGGTGGTGCCGCCGCAGTCCTCGTTCCACTGCGTGGACCTGGGCGAGGACGGCCTGGTGGGTGGCATCACCGCGGTGAGCGAACTGCCCCTGTGGGAGAACGGCGGCTACTTCGTGCTCCGGCAGGAGATCTTCGACCACATCCCGGAGAACGGGGACCTGGTCGCCGACGGATGTGCCCAACTGGCCAAGCGCGGACGGCTGGTGGCGCACCAGCACCGCGGCTTCTGGAAGCCGACCGACACTGTGAAGGAGCGGGCCGCGCTCGACGACTCCTACGCCCGGGGCGACCGCCCGTGGGCCGTATGGGAACGGGA